The Papaver somniferum cultivar HN1 chromosome 6, ASM357369v1, whole genome shotgun sequence genome segment ATCACAAACCATCATCACTACCACGTCCTACATCTTCCTcaacaactaatttcatctacttccacgccactgaaccctaggtgtgaagttggtgaaataggttgatgagCTTGAAGTAATTGGAGCAGGATATGGAgcgggaagagaaatagaaggatgggtcgacgtgatggagcagttatttcatcgaattaggtaagatttggtgaaccctaattttactgtttggggattttttggggaaaaagcttgcatctataaatagaaggtgttgggtgtgaaattggggcatgcctgggctagccagagcttcacccaaggggcctggaatagccagtgcttccaagttgttttcagttcatgttttgaagtcagttaatttcaatttcaaatgttaattatgtttatcatgttctaatttcatgtgctagggtttagatgaaactcttgattttatgttaagatagttagtaatttgtcattgttcttgtagtgctaaaaatgagttaggactgctagtagccatttgaacaagcaaTCCTGTGATCAGCtatgctgtagaaagacagctgatgctaggggtaagtgagtgataatggttaaaaattcagtacattagaaggattgagcccaaatgccttagagttgatagattaagtggttgtgcaagtaaacctgtgatcagctgtgctgtagaaagacagctgatgctaggggtatgctagtaaaattagttgataaatcatccattacaatcttccctgagatgaaacaagaacatgattgattaggatctgccttagtttaggatcaagaagtagattcaaagaccctagtaccttcattctttacttcactgcctttggctcattgccattgtaactgtcactatctcactgccacttagttacttgtttagataactttagtctaggaaacttcaatacaccccaagtccctgtggaatgatcccttgcttactttctatactaaaacttggccttgtatacttgcaagagtttttgtgtgttttctaaccacaccactGCCCAATCGAAAAGTTCATGTGCAACTATGTGGTGTGTCTCTAGATTGCTCCCTTTAAGGTGCCCGATGCCTATGGTCCCTTTGCATTCCCCTGTGTAATCAAACAGAATTAGTCCAATTCCATAACAGTTAATATAACTATTGAAATAAACTGCCATATTCATTTTCATAGTAAATATAGGGGGTGGTATCCATTGCATTCTGAACTCAATAATTTGAGTTTCAACATCCTTTTTTGTGTAGCCTATATATGCATGaaatttttcatgtttttggCTTCAACAACTTTTTTAATGTTCATGAAGTGCCTGATAGAGTTTGATGTGTTTTATGCAGTAACTCTGGCTTTCTCAAAGTTTAGTTTGCATCTCTCTTTCCAAATATGCCAGAGGACTGTTATACACAGTTCAGTTCATTCTCTACTTTGCTGGGTATTTCTTCTATCATTTAGGATGTTTGAAAGCCAGATATGAAAGTCTATGTGAGTCCCATAAATAGTATTTGGATCTATTTTTAGTTCTAGCCAAACCTGAATAACTAAAGGACAATGCATAAATAAGTGAGTTAGAGACTCCCTTTGACAATTGCATATTTTGCAGATACTATCCACATAATTCAGGATGCCCTCTATTTTTGCTCCAGTTGGTAGGATGTTGTGAGCAACTTTCCAGAGGAAAAGTTTAATAGATGGACTTAGATTCAATTCCCATATTGCCTTCCAGTTtttgtttctatcatgttgaatGCTTCTGGTAGTTGTCAGATCCTTGTACAAGGTTTTGACAATGAACTTACCATCTTTGGTAAGAGGCCAGATGACCCTATCTTCCTGATCATTATGAATAACAGTATTTATTATACTGTTTGCTATATTATTACTGAAGATTTCTGAAATGAGGTCTTCATTATATTGATTTTGGTTTACTATTAGATCACTAACCCTTTGGATGTTTTCAGGGCAGTGTTGGGGTTTCTCTAAAGTTGTTTTCTGGTTTTGTATCCAGATATCAAACCAAATTTGGATCATTCTTTCCTTTTCCAATTTCCCATCTTCCAATTCTTTGGATATTTTCGATTCCAGAGAGAATACCTTTCCAAACCCATGAATCAGTGGGTTTAGGGTTTGTAGATATATGCATAATATCATCCTCAGAGAAATATTTTGCTTGCATTATTTGAGTTCCTAGTGAATCAGGTTGTTGCAACATTCTCCATCCCATGTTGGTGATGATAGCATCATTAAATTTTTCTAGATTCATTAACCCCAAACCTCCCTCCTCCTTGGATTTACATACAACAATCCAAGCTTTTGGATATATACCTTTGCTCTTTCCCTCTTCCTTTCCCCAAAAGAAATTCCTCTGAATTTTATTCATTTCTTCTATTGTGGTTTTTGGTATTTTAAAAGTACTCATTTGGTAGTTAGCCATTGTTAAAGTTACATGTTTAATCAAGACCATTTTTCAGCTGGATTTATGTGTTTTCCTTTCCATCCAGCAAGTCTTCCCTTCATTTGAGTAGTGATTGGATAAAAAGCCTTTATTTTTGATTTGTTAGTAAACAAAGGTGATCCCAGATACTTTTCAGTTAGGGATATTGGTTCAATTCCCATGAACTCAGTAATTTCTTGCACCATTTCTTTTGGAGTATTTTTACTGAAAAATATTCCAGACTTTGCTAGATTAATCATCTGCCATGAGAAGTCACTAAAAGCTTCAAAAATGTGTAGGATATTTTGTGCTTCCTCTTTGTCAGCTTTGCAAAAGATgatacaatcatctgcaaagagtAAGTGACTTACAGAGGGGCTTTTTTGACTACTTTTATACCATGTATTTTTCCTTGTATTTCAGCATTTAGAAGAGTTCTATATAGAACTTCCATATAGAGGATAAAGAGGTATGGGGAAAGGGGGTCCTCTTGTCTTAAACCTCTTGTTGGTTTAAAGAAATCACAAGGGACTCCATTTAACATGATAGCTAGATTGGTTATAGAAATGCATTGCATTATTAAGTTGCACCATTTTGTAGAAAGTCCCATCTTGTTTAGAACAGTTATCAGGAAGTTCCATTCAACTCTCTCAAAAGATTTTGACATGTCGATTTTCAATCCCATCCAACCCTGATTATCTCTTCTTGCTCTCATGTTGTGTATTATCTCATGATCCACCATGGTATTATCATTTATTTGCCTGCCATGTATAAATGCAGATTGGTAAGGGGAGATGATTCTATGTAGCAGGGGTTTCATTCTTTTTGCCATTATTTTTGATATGATCTTGTAGGTAGTATTACATAAAGCAATTGGTCTAAAATCAAAAGGGGAGGTGGGAAATTGCACTTTTGGGATGAGGAAGATGAAGGTTGAGTTCATCTCCTTCAGCATGAAACCAGAATTGAAGAAAGTTTGCACCGTGGTTATAAGGTCAGGGCCTATGGTTTCCCATTTATCTTGGAAGAAGTTTGGGGAAAACCATTTGGCCCT includes the following:
- the LOC113290728 gene encoding uncharacterized protein LOC113290728, with the protein product MANYQMSTFKIPKTTIEEMNKIQRNFFWGKEEGKSKGIYPKAWIVVCKSKEEGGLGLMNLEKFNDAIITNMGWRMLQQPDSLGTQIMQAKYFSEDDIMHISTNPKPTDSWVWKGILSGIENIQRIGRWEIGKGKNDPNLV